A single Drosophila miranda strain MSH22 chromosome XR, D.miranda_PacBio2.1, whole genome shotgun sequence DNA region contains:
- the LOC108165279 gene encoding trypsin beta-like yields MDCRPTGSVIGIAVFAWLWLLAAGRGQPQSLTLGGYQQYQQTATLGGYFLDNGTHYLLYERPRVTRPSFLPLSYFGNISSNPGVNALETLDYLPTRIVNGKRIKCSRAPYQCAISYQKYFICGCVILNRSWILTAHHCIVGAAGNYQVRAGTTQQRRGGQLRNVKKIVAHAGYSDYTMRNDLAMMKLSKPLKYNRCLKPVRLPSRKIKRFPRCYLVSGWGLTSANAQNVQRYLRGVRVCKVRRGKCQKKYKGTGVKIYKDMICAARPGKDSCSGDSGGPLVHGNILYGVVSFGIGCANRKYPGVYVNVKRYVPWIKKVMRKY; encoded by the coding sequence ATGGATTGTAGGCCAACTGGAAGTGTCATTGGGATCGCCGTCTTTgcctggctgtggctgctcgCGGCGGGCCGGGGACAGCCACAGAGTCTGACATTGGGCGGCTACCAACAGTACCAACAGACGGCTACGCTGGGCGGCTACTTCCTGGACAATGGCACCCACTATCTGCTGTACGAAAGGCCGAGGGTGACGCGGCCGAGCTTCCTGCCGCTCTCTTATTTTGGCAACATCTCTAGCAACCCGGGCGTTAATGCCCTGGAGACCCTGGACTATCTGCCCACCAGAATTGTGAATGGCAAGAGGATCAAGTGCTCGAGGGCGCCCTACCAGTGCGCCATCAGTTACCAGAAATACTTCATCTGCGGCTGTGTGATCCTGAATCGTTCTTGGATTCTCACCGCCCACCACTGCATCGTGGGCGCGGCCGGGAATTACCAGGTGCGGGCAGGGACCACACAGCAGAGACGCGGCGGCCAGTTGCGCAATGTCAAGAAGATCGTCGCTCATGCCGGCTACAGCGACTACACCATGAGGAACGATTTGGCGATGATGAAGCTCAGCAAACCGCTCAAGTACAACCGCTGTCTTAAGCCAGTGCGCTTGCCATCGCGGAAAATCAAGCGCTTTCCTCGCTGCTACCTGGTCAGCGGCTGGGGTTTGACCTCGGCCAATGCCCAGAATGTCCAGCGGTACCTGCGGGGCGTGCGCGTCTGCAAGGTGAGGCGTGGCAAGTGCCAAAAGAAGTACAAGGGCACCGGCGTCAAGATCTACAAGGATATGATCTGTGCTGCGAGACCGGGTAAGGACAGCTGCTCTGGTGACTCTGGTGGTCCACTGGTCCACGGGAACATCCTCTATGGCGTCGTATCCTTCGGCATTGGATGCGCCAACCGCAAGTATCCGGGCGTCTATGTGAATGTGAAGCGATATGTGCCCTGGATAAAGAAAGTCATGCGAAAGTATTAG
- the LOC108165563 gene encoding trypsin: MLNPHALAINLLLLLCGQRTWATSLKDRIVGGVEIPIQMTPWLASLSVQGNHSCGSALITPRWLVTAAHCVPYPERYSVRAGSSSVREGGQQRAVVRILVHPGFNSRTLVHDIALLQTREPFKLGGNVQLIKLPLPALSALPKTLLVAGWGTVHAKANATETRLRGTLVQTIDQRRCRRLYGVWRRPITDNMLCAAAAGRDHCYGDSGSPLVHQGSSYGIVSFAYGCADPRFPGVYTRLANYVSWIFGVLKSEAN, translated from the coding sequence ATGTTGAATCCGCACGCATTGGCGATTaatctcctgctgctgctctgtggCCAGAGAACATGGGCCACATCCCTCAAGGACCGGATTGTGGGTGGAGTAGAGATCCCCATTCAGATGACACCCTGGCTggcctctctctctgtccagGGCAACCATAGCTGTGGCTCGGCATTGATCACGCCGCGGTGGCTCGTGACAGCGGCCCACTGTGTCCCCTATCCGGAGAGGTACTCTGTACGTGCCGGATCCTCGTCCGTTCGAGAGGGTGGCCAGCAACGAGCTGTGGTTAGGATCCTCGTGCATCCAGGCTTCAATTCGCGCACACTGGTTCATGACATCGCCCTCCTTCAGACCCGTGAGCCCTTCAAACTGGGGGGCAATGTGCAATTGATAAAACTCCCCCTGCCCGCCCTCAGTGCTCTGCCCAAGACCCTGCTGGTCGCCGGCTGGGGAACAGTCCACGCGAAAGCGAACGCCACGGAGACCAGGCTGCGGGGGACCCTAGTGCAGACCATCGACCAGCGTCGATGCCGACGCCTCTATGGAGTATGGAGACGCCCTATCACAGATAACATGCTCTGCGCGGCAGCAGCTGGAAGGGATCACTGCTATGGCGACTCGGGCTCTCCCCTGGTACATCAGGGCAGCAGCTACGGCATTGTGTCCTTCGCCTACGGCTGCGCGGATCCACGTTTCCCCGGGGTCTACACCAGATTGGCCAACTATGTGTCCTGGATATTCGGTGTGCTAAAAAGTGAAGCCAATTAA